A region from the Melioribacter roseus P3M-2 genome encodes:
- a CDS encoding glycoside hydrolase family 127 protein, producing the protein MKVISFALLLTALIFPQDKIKRSGYRISPVDIRSVTINDDFWLPKIKTIQETTIKYAFEKCEEEGRMDNFLIAGGKKKGEYRGKMPFDDTDLYKIIEGASYTLVSSPNKELEDYIDSVIAIIKTGQEEDGYLTTWFTIDPQKPPAWWVKPPSKRWESLESSHELYNSGHLFEAAAAHYYATGKRNFLDIAIKNADLLVQNFGPDKIRKPPGHQIVETGLIKLYQITGKKEYMELAKFFLDIRGDSTTHKLYGEYAQDHIPLVEQKEAVGHAVRALYMYAAMTDIAVLHDDEDYRKAVFTLWDNVVNKKTYITGGLGARHDGEAFGDDYELPNLTAYGETCAAIGSVYWNYRLFEMTGDSKYADVIERTLYNGLISGISLDGKNFFYPNPLESDGEYKFNMGACTRQPWFDCSCCPTNLIRFIPSLPGLIYSVDRDSVYVNLFVGSKADIELGNKNVRIIQKTSYPLDYKVTLNIEPQAATQFTLKIRIPGWSRNIPLPGDLYRYANKQNGKIRLLVNGEEQSLNISSGYAVITKLWEKGDKVDLILPKEVKKVLANEKVKENRNKVAIELGPFVYCAEEADNKNFSNVFIAQNSKIFVKEEKILSENTPVIYIEGNDIKIKMIPYFLWSNRGVGKMKVWLPLK; encoded by the coding sequence ATGAAAGTTATTTCGTTTGCTTTGCTTCTAACCGCTTTAATTTTCCCGCAAGATAAAATTAAACGGAGCGGATACCGCATATCTCCGGTTGATATCAGGAGCGTTACAATCAACGACGATTTCTGGCTGCCCAAAATCAAAACAATCCAGGAAACCACAATTAAATATGCCTTCGAAAAGTGCGAAGAGGAAGGCAGAATGGACAACTTTCTTATAGCCGGCGGCAAAAAGAAAGGAGAATACAGGGGGAAAATGCCTTTTGACGACACTGACCTTTATAAAATTATTGAAGGCGCTTCGTATACTTTAGTTAGCAGTCCAAATAAAGAACTTGAAGACTACATCGACTCGGTAATAGCGATTATAAAAACGGGACAGGAAGAAGACGGCTATTTGACGACCTGGTTTACAATTGATCCTCAAAAGCCGCCCGCATGGTGGGTAAAGCCGCCTTCAAAAAGATGGGAAAGTCTCGAAAGCAGTCACGAACTTTATAACAGCGGTCATCTTTTCGAAGCCGCAGCCGCTCATTATTACGCCACCGGGAAAAGAAATTTTCTCGATATAGCAATTAAAAATGCCGATTTATTGGTTCAGAATTTCGGACCTGATAAAATCAGAAAACCGCCGGGTCATCAAATTGTGGAAACCGGTCTGATTAAACTTTACCAGATTACCGGCAAAAAAGAATATATGGAGTTGGCAAAGTTTTTCCTCGACATACGAGGCGACTCGACAACTCATAAATTATACGGAGAATACGCGCAGGATCATATACCGTTAGTGGAACAGAAAGAAGCTGTGGGCCACGCCGTACGCGCTCTTTACATGTACGCCGCAATGACCGATATTGCCGTTCTGCACGATGACGAGGATTACAGAAAAGCCGTTTTTACATTGTGGGATAACGTCGTAAATAAAAAGACATATATTACCGGCGGCTTGGGAGCGCGCCACGACGGCGAAGCCTTCGGAGATGATTACGAATTGCCTAATCTGACTGCTTACGGCGAAACATGCGCCGCTATCGGCAGCGTTTACTGGAACTATCGTTTATTCGAAATGACGGGCGATTCCAAATATGCGGATGTAATCGAACGCACCCTTTACAACGGATTGATTTCCGGAATATCGCTCGACGGAAAAAATTTCTTTTATCCCAATCCTCTGGAATCCGACGGGGAGTATAAATTTAATATGGGCGCCTGTACCCGGCAACCCTGGTTCGATTGCTCTTGCTGCCCTACAAATCTTATCCGGTTTATTCCTTCGCTGCCGGGTCTGATCTACTCGGTCGACAGAGACAGCGTATATGTTAATCTGTTTGTAGGCAGTAAAGCCGATATCGAATTAGGAAACAAAAACGTTCGGATTATTCAAAAAACTTCTTATCCGTTGGATTACAAGGTTACGTTAAATATAGAGCCCCAGGCTGCAACGCAATTTACATTAAAAATAAGAATACCGGGATGGTCGAGAAATATACCGTTGCCGGGAGATCTCTATCGTTATGCGAACAAACAAAACGGAAAAATCAGATTGCTTGTCAACGGCGAAGAGCAAAGTCTGAATATCTCCTCTGGTTACGCGGTTATTACCAAATTATGGGAAAAAGGCGACAAAGTTGATTTGATCCTTCCCAAAGAAGTCAAAAAAGTACTGGCAAATGAAAAAGTAAAAGAAAACAGAAATAAGGTCGCTATAGAATTAGGCCCATTTGTCTACTGCGCAGAAGAAGCGGATAACAAAAACTTTTCAAATGTATTCATCGCACAGAATTCAAAAATCTTTGTTAAAGAAGAGAAAATTTTGTCGGAAAATACTCCGGTAATTTATATCGAAGGAAATGACATAAAAATTAAAATGATACCTTACTTTCTCTGGTCGAACAGAGGCGTCGGGAAAATGAAAGTCTGGTTGCCGTTAAAATAA
- a CDS encoding GDSL-type esterase/lipase family protein, whose translation MKNIVKILGIVGKNFLALMLISCIAVYGQTENQKWVGTWTTSPQLVEPQNNPPDPPGLTNNTVRQIVRVSLGGDVLRVRFSNEFSGSPVTINSAHVAVSKGNGVIDKSTDKALSFNGKPDVTMAAGSAVISDPIEFDLTPLTDIAITIYFGNTSRDVTGHPGSRTTSYILAGNNVDKEDFAGAVTTDHWYVINTIDVLAPDSAFAVVTLGNSITDGRGSGTNKQNRWPDELAKRLQANPETKQVAVLNAGIGGNCVLKQCLGPSALSRFERDVLNQNGVRWLIILEGINDIGGSNSIDVADDLIEAYKQMIYHAHSRGIYVYGATLLPMKGSFYFSETREAARQKVNEWIRTGGYFDAVIDLDRALRNPEDTLSLLPEADTGDHLHPNETGHRMIAEAVDLTLFTKTDSLIAEYQSHSIFLESECGTVGSNWQIIEDDNASNSKYVTIRSGLESLNQAPTGDENIITIPFSIDTSGVYYLMARVNCPTYNDDSFWISVDNEDYRMYNGLASNGWEWKLLDSFELESGEHIIAVSYREDGAGLDKLAVSDLQFLPLGEGEAAINLCDATDIKERNNYEKKVGFILEQNYPNPFNPTTRISFEISKADKVSLKIYDLLGKEIVTLFEGFKHAGEYSVNFDADKLSSGIYICRLLVGNKIDAKKIVLMK comes from the coding sequence ATGAAAAATATTGTGAAAATTTTAGGTATCGTGGGAAAAAATTTTCTGGCATTGATGCTTATATCGTGTATAGCAGTATACGGACAAACTGAAAATCAAAAATGGGTCGGTACGTGGACAACTTCGCCGCAGTTGGTGGAACCTCAGAATAATCCGCCGGACCCACCGGGATTGACAAATAATACTGTTCGTCAAATCGTGCGGGTTTCGTTAGGAGGCGATGTGTTGAGAGTCCGCTTCTCCAATGAATTCAGCGGTTCGCCCGTTACAATAAATTCTGCCCATGTTGCCGTATCAAAAGGAAACGGCGTAATCGATAAATCGACGGATAAAGCTCTTTCGTTTAACGGCAAACCGGATGTAACAATGGCGGCGGGTTCCGCCGTCATTTCAGACCCTATAGAATTCGACTTAACGCCTTTGACCGACATTGCCATTACAATTTATTTCGGCAATACTTCCCGAGACGTAACAGGGCATCCCGGATCGAGAACGACATCGTATATTCTTGCCGGAAACAACGTTGATAAAGAAGATTTTGCGGGCGCGGTAACGACCGATCATTGGTACGTAATCAATACGATTGATGTATTGGCTCCGGATTCAGCCTTCGCAGTCGTAACGCTCGGCAATTCGATAACGGACGGCAGAGGATCGGGAACGAACAAGCAGAATCGCTGGCCCGACGAACTTGCAAAAAGATTACAAGCCAATCCGGAAACAAAACAGGTGGCTGTGCTGAATGCGGGCATAGGAGGAAATTGCGTATTAAAACAATGTCTCGGACCGTCAGCCCTCAGCAGATTCGAGAGAGACGTTCTCAATCAGAACGGCGTGAGATGGTTAATTATTCTGGAAGGGATTAACGATATCGGCGGCTCGAACAGTATTGACGTTGCCGACGATTTAATCGAAGCATATAAACAGATGATTTATCATGCTCATTCAAGAGGGATTTATGTTTACGGAGCAACGTTACTGCCGATGAAAGGTTCGTTTTATTTTTCGGAAACGCGCGAAGCCGCTCGACAAAAAGTCAACGAGTGGATAAGAACGGGGGGCTATTTTGACGCTGTAATCGATCTGGACAGAGCTTTAAGAAATCCTGAGGATACGTTGAGTCTTTTACCCGAAGCAGACACGGGCGACCACCTTCATCCCAATGAAACGGGGCATAGAATGATTGCTGAAGCTGTCGATTTGACTCTCTTTACCAAAACCGATTCTCTTATTGCTGAATATCAATCACACTCGATCTTTCTGGAATCCGAATGCGGCACAGTGGGAAGTAATTGGCAAATTATTGAAGACGACAATGCCTCCAATAGTAAATATGTAACAATCCGCAGCGGACTTGAAAGTTTGAATCAGGCTCCGACAGGAGATGAAAATATTATTACAATACCGTTTTCGATTGATACGTCGGGAGTTTATTATTTAATGGCTCGCGTTAATTGTCCCACTTATAACGACGATTCATTCTGGATAAGCGTAGACAACGAAGATTACCGTATGTACAACGGTTTGGCTTCAAACGGGTGGGAATGGAAATTATTGGATAGTTTTGAATTGGAAAGCGGCGAACATATTATCGCAGTATCGTACAGAGAAGACGGAGCTGGATTGGACAAATTAGCTGTTTCGGACTTACAGTTCTTGCCGCTGGGCGAGGGCGAAGCGGCAATCAATCTGTGCGACGCTACGGATATTAAAGAACGAAATAATTACGAAAAAAAAGTAGGATTCATACTCGAGCAAAACTACCCGAATCCGTTTAATCCGACAACCAGAATATCATTTGAGATTAGCAAAGCCGATAAAGTATCCTTGAAAATTTATGATTTATTGGGCAAAGAAATTGTTACTCTGTTTGAAGGTTTCAAACATGCCGGAGAGTATTCGGTAAATTTCGACGCCGACAAATTATCAAGCGGTATTTATATATGTAGGCTGTTAGTCGGAAATAAAATCGACGCAAAAAAAATTGTACTTATGAAATAG
- a CDS encoding family 43 glycosylhydrolase — protein sequence MNKVISNLLCLFLINLSLTAQTSKTYMNPVIPGDHPDPTLTKIGNHFYTSGSSFNPTPKIYHSTDLVHWEAIAQPVSASWSEYGNSPGGGIWGGHMVFYNNKYWHFFGRGGGSMYFVKADKPEGPWSMPTRMNVPAGMSGLGVDNSIFIDDSTGKWYLLTKHGRQNNHIVELGEDGQPNGNVLDLTWLNPDSEGNPYGWAEGPVMWKHNGSYYYSFAQHLAGSQYVMKSDTLTDDKSKWTIIGTNIFTGSISNFSAPNHISPAVELDDGTSWVIAHSYHSGSWYAQGRQGLLCQVIYDDDGFPKILRPSPDAAIAPDLPSGGIPWAVPHSDYFDSEKLHPEWSFLGYTPSSAYSLTERPGWLKLTNIGRGGRNTVIKNDGEHNYSLITRLDFEPESNLNEAGLWIINGPQTHQVKLCSTADSEGNKIISFGFENIKYEVENNIGAVLWLKLVRDEHKMYGYYSADGIRWFQVGNEIDAADIDKEQTQFNNFTGNYQGLYTIGKPAYFDLYIYRDGYTNINAASPADQFGTRIMINRYPPNLLSQINNDDWAMYAGVELGAEEYPVIADSIVVSASSNTSGGKIEIRIDSLSGEIISELEIENTGSWSDFKEFKAPVVGKADGMHDVYLLFKGDSSEELFRIQTLRFIPRENPTNIEETTENILPGNFELYQNYPNPFNSSTVLKYTIPFDGKISLKIYDQLGREVVNLFDGYQTAGTHTVRWDGKSNHGAELSSGVYICKISGGRTGKSIKLLLLK from the coding sequence ATGAACAAAGTTATTTCCAATCTTCTGTGCTTATTCTTAATTAATTTATCGTTAACAGCGCAGACTTCGAAAACTTATATGAACCCCGTAATTCCTGGCGATCATCCCGACCCGACTTTGACTAAAATCGGGAATCATTTTTATACTTCCGGTTCGTCTTTTAATCCGACTCCCAAAATATATCATTCAACCGACCTCGTACACTGGGAAGCGATAGCTCAACCGGTCTCGGCTTCATGGTCGGAATACGGCAATAGTCCAGGCGGAGGAATTTGGGGCGGACACATGGTCTTTTACAATAACAAATATTGGCATTTTTTCGGAAGGGGAGGCGGCAGTATGTATTTTGTCAAAGCGGATAAGCCGGAAGGACCGTGGAGTATGCCGACAAGAATGAATGTTCCCGCAGGTATGAGCGGATTGGGCGTCGACAATTCGATTTTTATTGACGATAGCACCGGCAAATGGTATTTGTTAACCAAACACGGTCGACAGAACAATCATATAGTAGAACTTGGAGAAGACGGTCAACCCAACGGCAATGTGCTCGATCTGACCTGGCTCAATCCCGATTCGGAAGGAAATCCATACGGCTGGGCTGAAGGTCCGGTAATGTGGAAACATAACGGGAGCTATTATTACAGTTTTGCACAGCATCTGGCAGGGAGTCAATATGTAATGAAGAGCGACACGCTCACAGACGATAAATCAAAATGGACAATTATCGGAACAAATATTTTTACCGGAAGCATATCGAATTTCAGCGCTCCGAATCATATTTCGCCGGCTGTTGAATTGGACGACGGCACAAGCTGGGTTATAGCGCATAGTTATCATAGCGGCAGTTGGTACGCTCAGGGACGTCAGGGTTTACTCTGCCAGGTAATTTATGACGATGACGGCTTCCCGAAAATTCTGAGACCTTCGCCGGACGCGGCTATAGCGCCCGACCTTCCGAGCGGCGGCATCCCCTGGGCTGTTCCGCATTCGGATTATTTCGATTCCGAAAAACTGCATCCCGAATGGTCGTTTCTGGGATATACTCCTTCGTCCGCCTATTCTCTAACAGAACGTCCGGGTTGGTTAAAACTTACGAATATCGGAAGAGGAGGAAGAAATACAGTAATTAAAAACGACGGCGAGCATAACTATTCATTAATTACGCGTCTTGATTTCGAACCCGAATCGAACTTGAACGAAGCGGGATTATGGATTATTAACGGTCCTCAAACTCATCAGGTAAAACTTTGTTCTACGGCGGATTCGGAGGGAAATAAAATTATTTCATTCGGTTTTGAGAATATTAAATACGAGGTTGAAAATAATATCGGAGCGGTATTATGGTTAAAGCTCGTGCGTGATGAGCATAAGATGTACGGATATTACAGCGCGGACGGAATCAGATGGTTTCAGGTAGGTAATGAAATTGACGCCGCCGATATAGATAAAGAACAGACACAGTTTAATAATTTTACGGGAAATTATCAGGGACTTTACACAATCGGAAAACCCGCTTACTTCGATCTCTACATTTACCGCGACGGATATACAAATATTAACGCGGCTTCGCCTGCCGATCAGTTCGGCACAAGAATAATGATCAACAGATACCCTCCGAATCTCTTGAGTCAGATTAATAACGACGATTGGGCAATGTACGCCGGCGTGGAATTGGGCGCGGAAGAATATCCGGTTATTGCCGACTCAATTGTTGTTTCGGCTTCGTCAAATACTTCGGGAGGGAAAATCGAAATCAGAATCGACTCGCTTTCCGGCGAAATTATTTCCGAACTTGAAATTGAAAATACGGGAAGCTGGTCCGACTTCAAGGAATTCAAAGCGCCTGTTGTTGGCAAGGCAGATGGTATGCACGACGTTTATCTTTTATTTAAAGGCGACTCGTCGGAAGAATTGTTCAGAATACAAACCTTGCGTTTTATTCCTCGAGAAAATCCGACGAATATTGAAGAAACAACGGAAAATATTTTACCGGGGAATTTTGAATTGTATCAGAATTATCCCAATCCGTTTAATTCGTCAACGGTATTAAAATATACTATCCCGTTCGACGGAAAGATATCGTTGAAAATTTACGACCAGCTCGGGAGGGAAGTAGTCAATTTATTTGATGGATATCAAACAGCGGGAACGCATACCGTCAGGTGGGACGGAAAAAGCAATCATGGCGCCGAACTTTCTTCGGGAGTTTATATTTGTAAAATATCCGGCGGACGAACCGGCAAATCAATAAAATTACTTCTATTAAAATAA
- a CDS encoding glycoside hydrolase family 43 protein, giving the protein MRLYKITLFALIVFGISNINLPGQTFIPRQSDSTICTWHADNGNGTFTNPIFYEEFSDPDLIRVGSDYYMTGTTMHTMPGLPVLHSKDLVNWKLLGYACRRLDLGPEFRLEEGKEIYGQGFWAPCIRYHNGMFFIFSNVNRHKTQVFKSTDPAGPWEHYQMNVSLHDLSVLFDDDGKVYVVWGYDEIRIAELNAELTDTIPGSGKIIIPAGSGAGEGCHFYKIDGKYYITITNWDPVCYQVCARADNPYGLYEINVMSAEENMGMGTTWRLWDTKNGPPFNLIKAPSNHVGCIPMHQGGIVETDRGEWWGFSMMDYNSIGRVTVLSPVTWKDGWPYMGLPGNLKCSPKSWRKPLTSVKSGIYAPFEKDDNFDGPELKNAWQWNHATVDEKWSLNERKGFLRLHSLPAESFWYARNTLTQRAVGPESYAVTLVDISNLKRGDIAGLALLNLPYAWIGITKNKEGDNRLQYYNQQKQKKINLIPVTNKIWLRAYCNFDEDFAYLSYSTDGENYITIDDKIILPYQLKTFQGVRYALFNFNKECNEGGFADFDFFEIIEPRCKGLTRPIPYNKTIKLISLADSTILVNWKNFLRPVPIDSKFAEGENGLFRVIDRGEGRIALQSIATGGYVTVKNFGEMAEVRIETEGNGSASTFQWIDMLKGEIMLMSLKTHKYLFADPYAGSLCSADSEGARPDRKGGSCFIWVFAD; this is encoded by the coding sequence ATGAGACTCTATAAAATTACTCTCTTCGCTTTGATTGTCTTCGGTATATCCAATATAAACTTACCGGGACAGACATTTATTCCGAGGCAGAGCGATTCCACTATTTGTACATGGCATGCGGACAACGGTAACGGGACATTTACTAATCCTATTTTTTATGAAGAATTCTCCGATCCGGATTTGATTCGAGTTGGCAGCGATTATTATATGACCGGCACGACAATGCATACAATGCCGGGTTTGCCGGTTCTTCATTCGAAAGACCTGGTAAATTGGAAATTATTGGGATATGCGTGCAGGAGATTGGATCTGGGACCGGAATTCCGACTTGAAGAAGGCAAGGAGATATACGGACAAGGTTTTTGGGCGCCATGCATCCGATACCATAACGGCATGTTTTTTATCTTCAGCAACGTTAACAGGCATAAGACTCAGGTCTTTAAAAGTACGGATCCGGCTGGACCATGGGAGCATTATCAAATGAATGTTTCTTTACACGATCTCTCCGTTTTATTTGACGACGACGGTAAAGTATACGTCGTCTGGGGTTATGATGAAATACGGATTGCCGAGTTAAATGCGGAATTAACGGATACTATTCCTGGCTCTGGAAAAATAATCATACCGGCAGGCAGCGGCGCCGGCGAAGGATGCCATTTCTATAAAATCGACGGTAAATATTATATAACAATTACAAATTGGGACCCGGTTTGTTATCAGGTATGCGCCAGGGCGGACAATCCATACGGACTCTATGAAATAAATGTTATGAGCGCAGAAGAAAATATGGGTATGGGAACAACCTGGCGTTTGTGGGACACTAAAAACGGACCTCCTTTTAATTTAATTAAAGCGCCGTCAAATCATGTGGGGTGTATTCCGATGCATCAGGGAGGAATTGTGGAAACGGATAGAGGCGAATGGTGGGGTTTTTCAATGATGGATTATAATTCGATTGGCAGGGTTACCGTTTTGAGTCCCGTAACTTGGAAAGACGGCTGGCCTTATATGGGATTGCCGGGAAATCTTAAATGCTCTCCAAAAAGCTGGCGTAAACCGCTTACTTCGGTTAAATCCGGAATATACGCGCCATTTGAAAAAGACGATAATTTCGACGGACCGGAATTAAAAAACGCATGGCAGTGGAATCATGCTACTGTTGACGAGAAATGGTCGTTGAATGAACGCAAAGGATTTTTACGGCTTCACTCGCTGCCGGCCGAATCGTTCTGGTATGCCAGGAATACTCTTACTCAGAGAGCCGTAGGTCCCGAATCGTACGCTGTTACGCTTGTCGATATCTCGAATCTGAAACGAGGCGATATAGCCGGTTTGGCTCTTTTGAATCTGCCTTATGCATGGATTGGAATAACTAAAAACAAAGAAGGCGATAACCGGCTTCAGTATTATAATCAACAAAAACAGAAAAAAATTAATTTAATCCCCGTGACAAATAAAATATGGCTGCGGGCATATTGTAACTTCGACGAAGATTTTGCTTATTTGAGTTACAGTACGGACGGAGAAAATTATATTACAATAGACGACAAAATAATATTGCCGTATCAGCTTAAAACTTTCCAGGGCGTCCGTTATGCGCTTTTCAATTTTAATAAAGAATGTAACGAAGGCGGATTTGCGGATTTCGACTTCTTCGAAATAATAGAACCACGATGCAAAGGTTTAACTCGGCCGATTCCTTATAACAAAACAATAAAATTGATTAGCCTCGCTGACAGTACAATTCTTGTTAATTGGAAAAACTTTTTGAGACCGGTTCCAATCGACAGTAAATTTGCAGAAGGAGAGAATGGATTGTTCCGCGTGATCGACAGAGGCGAGGGGCGTATTGCTTTGCAATCAATTGCCACGGGCGGCTATGTAACAGTGAAGAATTTTGGAGAAATGGCTGAAGTCAGAATTGAAACAGAAGGAAACGGTTCCGCTTCGACGTTTCAATGGATTGATATGCTGAAGGGAGAAATTATGTTGATGTCTTTGAAAACGCACAAATATTTGTTTGCGGATCCGTATGCGGGAAGTTTATGTTCCGCAGATTCGGAAGGAGCGCGTCCCGACCGTAAAGGCGGCTCATGTTTCATCTGGGTATTTGCCGATTAA
- a CDS encoding beta-glucosidase: MKRIVPLFLLTLLYFTLQNYNYAQRVNSEDYYFLNWEENKSITLNGILSSDAEFVSWNCVNNAGVIVKNPSGNKTEVVFSRPGYYLFNYSIMKSNGTIDSHYVIVNAFTTGSYKERLNDLISLMTTEEKIKQLTNQADSIPRLGLRAYNYWNESLHGVLAEGATSFPQAIALGATWDPRLVNRVATAVSDEARALNRLYGKGLTYWSPTINIARDPRWGRNEESYSEDPYLLSRMGVAFIKGMQGDHPYYLKTVATPKHFIANNEEERRHTGSSDVDMRNLYEYYLPAFKSAIVEARAYSIMGAYNELNHVPSNANMFLMTDLLRRQWGFEGYVVSDCGAIHDMLYGHKFFKTGAEAVARSILAGCDLNCGQAYREFIKDALDEGLLREKDIDSALFRVLSARFRLGEFDPPELVPYSSIGKDKLDSKENRRLALDAARKSIVLLKNNDILPIDKSKIKSIAVIGPNAREAQLGIYSGFPNVLISPLEGIKNKADSLDIRVGYVKGCDIGGGLLKPIDPEYFGVIEEKGIKGLLGEYFDNMNLEGTPVITKVDSLIDFSFGMNSPADGVPSDKFSVRWRGTIIPPDTINYIGTSCDDGVRLYIDNKLIINDWKEHGEKPIAAEVKLLPGKKYDVVFEYFDNSLGATARLTWDLGQKDFEKAKKIAAENDLVILVLGITPGISQEELDRKEIELPSVQRELVKQTAEVNPNIVIVLVNGGPVALAGAEKYAKAIVENWYNGEFGGQALADVLFGDYNPGGKLPQTFYASTEQLPPMSDYDIINNPRTYMYLNEQALFPFGHGLSYTTFKYDSLKIVSNTLNETDTLSLQFRLTNVGNRNGDEVVQIYASCKDAKFKVPRKQLKRFRRLTLQTGESKVLEFKIPVDELAFYSTYENDFVVEKGAWEILIGSSSEDIRLSEKIIIK, from the coding sequence ATGAAAAGAATTGTTCCATTATTCTTGTTAACTCTCCTTTATTTTACACTCCAAAATTATAATTATGCTCAACGCGTTAATTCCGAAGATTATTATTTTCTTAACTGGGAAGAAAATAAGTCGATAACGTTAAACGGCATATTGTCTTCCGATGCGGAATTCGTAAGTTGGAACTGCGTAAATAACGCCGGAGTAATTGTTAAGAATCCTTCCGGCAATAAAACCGAAGTTGTATTTTCACGCCCGGGTTACTATTTATTCAATTATTCTATTATGAAAAGCAACGGGACGATTGACAGTCACTATGTAATAGTTAATGCGTTTACGACAGGTTCTTACAAGGAAAGACTGAACGACCTGATTTCACTGATGACCACGGAAGAAAAGATAAAACAACTGACAAATCAGGCGGATTCCATCCCAAGATTAGGGTTAAGAGCATATAATTACTGGAATGAATCGCTGCACGGAGTTTTGGCAGAAGGCGCAACTTCATTTCCACAGGCTATTGCGCTTGGGGCAACCTGGGATCCTCGGCTTGTTAATCGTGTAGCTACGGCTGTATCGGACGAAGCCCGCGCCCTCAATCGGCTCTACGGCAAAGGATTGACCTATTGGAGCCCTACAATAAATATAGCAAGAGACCCGCGTTGGGGCAGAAACGAAGAATCGTACAGCGAAGACCCTTATCTTCTTTCAAGAATGGGAGTGGCGTTTATTAAAGGAATGCAGGGCGACCATCCCTATTATTTAAAGACCGTCGCCACTCCGAAACATTTTATTGCAAACAACGAAGAAGAAAGAAGGCATACGGGCTCTTCGGATGTCGATATGAGAAATCTTTACGAGTATTATTTGCCCGCATTCAAGAGCGCCATAGTTGAAGCCAGAGCATATTCTATAATGGGAGCTTATAACGAATTGAATCATGTGCCGAGCAATGCCAATATGTTTTTGATGACGGATTTATTAAGGCGTCAATGGGGATTCGAAGGTTATGTAGTGTCCGACTGCGGAGCTATTCACGATATGCTCTATGGTCATAAATTTTTCAAGACCGGCGCGGAAGCGGTAGCCCGCAGCATTCTTGCCGGATGCGATTTGAACTGCGGACAGGCTTATCGCGAGTTTATTAAAGACGCGCTCGATGAAGGTCTGTTGCGCGAAAAGGATATCGACAGCGCTTTGTTCAGAGTGCTCTCTGCGCGTTTCAGACTGGGTGAATTTGACCCGCCGGAACTTGTGCCTTATTCCTCAATTGGAAAAGACAAATTAGACAGCAAGGAAAACAGACGGCTTGCTCTGGATGCCGCCCGAAAATCGATTGTGCTTCTGAAAAACAACGATATACTGCCGATTGATAAAAGTAAAATCAAATCAATCGCTGTTATAGGTCCGAATGCGCGGGAGGCGCAATTAGGCATCTATAGCGGATTTCCAAACGTTTTAATAAGTCCTCTCGAAGGAATTAAAAACAAAGCCGATTCTCTCGATATCCGGGTCGGCTATGTCAAAGGTTGCGACATAGGCGGTGGATTATTAAAACCAATCGACCCCGAATACTTCGGTGTGATAGAAGAAAAGGGCATTAAAGGTTTATTGGGCGAGTATTTCGACAACATGAATTTGGAAGGGACGCCCGTAATAACCAAAGTGGATTCGCTTATTGATTTTTCGTTCGGCATGAACTCGCCTGCCGATGGAGTTCCCTCAGATAAATTCTCTGTAAGGTGGAGAGGAACTATCATTCCTCCCGATACTATTAATTATATAGGAACGAGCTGCGACGACGGCGTCAGGCTCTATATCGACAATAAATTGATTATTAACGATTGGAAAGAACACGGCGAAAAACCGATCGCCGCCGAAGTTAAATTACTCCCGGGTAAAAAGTACGATGTTGTATTCGAATATTTTGATAATTCGTTGGGGGCTACAGCCAGATTAACATGGGACCTGGGGCAAAAGGATTTCGAAAAAGCAAAAAAGATTGCCGCCGAAAACGATCTTGTTATTTTAGTCCTTGGCATTACTCCGGGAATATCGCAGGAAGAACTCGACAGAAAAGAAATCGAGTTGCCGTCCGTTCAACGGGAACTAGTAAAGCAAACGGCGGAAGTCAACCCCAATATTGTTATTGTCCTGGTTAACGGCGGTCCTGTTGCATTGGCAGGCGCAGAGAAGTACGCTAAAGCAATTGTCGAAAATTGGTATAACGGTGAATTCGGAGGTCAGGCGCTTGCCGACGTCCTCTTCGGAGATTATAACCCCGGCGGAAAGCTACCTCAAACTTTTTACGCTTCGACAGAACAGTTGCCTCCTATGTCTGATTATGATATTATTAATAATCCCAGAACTTACATGTACCTGAACGAACAGGCGTTGTTTCCGTTCGGTCACGGCTTATCATATACGACATTTAAATATGACAGTCTGAAAATTGTGAGCAATACTCTGAATGAAACGGACACGCTTTCATTACAGTTCAGGCTTACTAACGTTGGCAATCGTAATGGCGACGAGGTTGTCCAGATCTATGCTAGCTGTAAAGACGCTAAATTTAAGGTCCCCCGTAAACAATTAAAAAGATTCCGAAGGCTAACGCTGCAAACGGGAGAAAGCAAGGTATTGGAATTTAAAATCCCTGTAGATGAGTTGGCATTTTACAGTACATACGAGAATGATTTTGTAGTCGAAAAAGGCGCCTGGGAAATTCTTATCGGCAGTTCCTCGGAAGATATCAGGTTAAGTGAAAAAATTATTATTAAATAA